From a single Vitis vinifera cultivar Pinot Noir 40024 chromosome 18, ASM3070453v1 genomic region:
- the LOC100853900 gene encoding uncharacterized protein LOC100853900 yields the protein MAPPPGPYSGTSTLALVVRASAFTFGVVYGSLKLKVLKRSLNSNFLVLIPKKGGAEELEDFRQISLVGGLYKLLAKVLANRLKLVVGEVVSENQDAFIQGKQVLDAVLISSEAVDSRLKNNNPGLLLKLDIEKAHDHVNWECLLSVISNMRFG from the exons ATGGCTCCGCCTCCAGGACCTTACTCTGGAACCAGCACTCTTGCTCTG GTGGTTCGTGCATCGGCCTTCACTTTTGGTGTCGTTTACGGAAGCTTGAAGCTCAAGGTTCTCAAG AGGAGCCTAAACTCCAATTTTCTGGTTTTGATTCCAAAAAAAGGGGGTGCGGAAGAGTTGGAAGACTTTAGACAGATCAGTTTGGTTGGGGGACTGTACAAACTGCTTGCCAAAGTTTTGGCAAATAGGCTGAAGTTAGTTGTGGGGGAGGTGGTTTCAGAGAACCAGGATGCCTTTATTCAGGGCAAACAGGTCCTAGACGCTGTGCTCATTTCTAGTGAGGCTGTGGATTCTAGATTAAAGAACAATAACCCTGGTCTTCTTCtaaaattggacattgagaaggctCATGACCATGTCAACTGGGAATGCCTTCTTTCTGTTATATCTAATATGAGATTTGGGTAA